AACTGATAAACCGATGTCGAAGATGATCTTGTCATAGACTTTCTTCTTATgactcattttcttttgtacaTGTAGAAAACAACTAATAATTGTCTAGTAATCGAATACCACAAGCcctgaaaatttcctttttgttcttgcAGTTCGAAGGCATCTTGAACCATCCGGATCCTTCCCGTCTCAAACATATCATTTCAAAATATGAGGtgatcgcttttttttctttcaataaatgaaaggtaaacttttttttgttcattcttaCTCccctttttcccttcttttttcctccctcTCCACGGAGGAGactgaaaaaggagaaagacgTCAATATGGAAAGAATGGTCTATTGTTACTGCCTGAAATCCACTTTTGTTAAAagatattttggaaattttgcgTGATTCGCTATctacaaagaaacaaatattagaaagcaggaaaatggaattttctttcttcacgtTAATTATTACGAAAGTGTGAAACTGCATTTAGCCATTAGCAGCTTCATAACTGGACAATTTTTGACgcggtagttttttttttgtggatttcatcGTTTTCGTTTGTTGGACACATGAACAAATACTATGCTCCACCAATTGGTGGAGTTATCTCTGAtcacgttgtttttttaatacatAAGTAGATTGAAATATGGAGGATGATCAAGTCCTTGTAGTATATTTTGGAGAATTTCTCTACAAATCTGCAGTTATACTAGATACGATTCCAATGTATTATTGCTCTACCTCGCTTCTTATTGCCCACATGACAGATATCCTTTACTTAGCTTTTAGGAAAGTACTATGACAGAGCGTTTTCCTTTGTCGCAAATTCTTAACTAGTAATCTTCATCCAGAGTCTGAACAATAGTATGTCTGtcataatattttttgaaaataatcgtGATAAACAGAAATCAACCAAACTGCTTGCTTTCAGATCAAATCCGCTATTCTCCCCAAACTGGAACTTGACGAAGAATACATGAAAATAGTTCCCGTTCCTACACTATCCAGAATTATCACAGAAGCTGGCAATGCGGCAATACTGACTAGAGACTTCCCTGGCGTTGAAATTATCGAAATGGACGTAGAGAAATTATTGttgtgaaattttttattgtgaaaatGCTATGTATTAATAATTTCTCATCATTTAGTTACTTAATTCCAAAATTAGAGTACAAATAAACGAGCATCCCAGTTACTATCATCAAACCGGATAGAAACTAAGAAGCGTGAGACTACCGCAGTGCTATTTGTTCCTCAGAAACGCTCTGGAGTTCATCGCTTCAAATAGTACCCTCAAAATGAATCCTAGAAATGGTGGTAAGAAACTTCATTCAATAACGAGAAAAACTACTTGTATACAACATAGCAAAGCTAAATAACTAGCATATTACAACAAGGATATAATTAGTCGCGAGATCATATGCACCATACGGATCcacgacaagaaaaaaaatttaccagTTAACTTCAAGTGGTAGTGGACACGTCCAAAATTATGAGGAATGAGGAAgactaaaagaaaagaaaggagtgGATTTTGGTATAAGCTCAGCGGGTTTGCAACTTCAGTCTCTCCTCATAGAATCGAATTACTTCCTGTGGATACCTagaacacaagaaaaaaaaaacatatacaTGAAAGTTAATATTACAATATCTAATTCCTTGGAAACCAACTAACTTTACATTCGCTTCTTTGGCTGGAACAAGATCAGCAGTGTGGTCTTTCCATttaatcaaaaaatgaagttctCCTGGGGAATCAGTGAGGCCGATAATACGATGTAGCTGTTTCTCCTCACGCTTCTCAGAAGACGCCGTTGAAGGCTCTTTCTTTTCCacctaagaaaaaagtaacaaaattgCTGTTCTCTGTATTGAAGTATTCTAGACCTAgtgaattttcgtttttctttataCCTTGCCGCGTTTCCGCTCAAACTCTGCAATCAACTCATGGCACGCGACGTTTTCCTCTGGTTCCCAAGTACTTTCTTCGAGAGGAAAGCCctataataaagaaaagaacagaaatgtaaaaaaaaaaaaacatgtaacaATAGCTGAACGATTAAAAACATCACACaaatatgcaaataaataacaatttatACACACAGGTAAGTAAATATAGCAACCAACGTAACTTGAAGTTACAAAGATAGTCTGAAACACAAAACACACCTGCCATTTAAGAAGGTACTCAACTTTTCCGTCTTTGGCTTTACGCTTGTTGATCACAGCCTCCACTACATAAACATCCTaaagaatatttctatttaGAACATTCAACAGACTTGATAGAATCAAAATCGAAGCTGACACTGGAGATATGTAGGACACATGCAGTAATAATCCAGATGTTATAATAAAGCCAATAAACTCAACACAGAGTATATAATATAGTACTGGCCGGTTACGATCAAAATAATCACCTATTTTAAGGCGATAACCTTCCCAATTTTCACGATAAAATGTTTGGAAGGGATAGACAGAGTTTGCCCTCTCCCCCTCCCCACGGTTCAAATACTTTGCTCCAAACGGTTATCATATCTATAACTACAGTGTGCGAAAACAgttcattttcagttttcattaAACTCCATAGAAATATTTAAGAAAACCAGCCTATCAATACTATCTGTTTTTTCGGACAAACAGTTCCAACTAACGTGATTAGCCAGAACCACAGTTACTAAGAATTTACTGGGCGTAAATCAAAAGTACGTCTAGATCAGTAAAACCACATCGCAAAATAGGATCTAATCTGTGCCCTCTCTCGAAGTGTCTTAATGCAAATTCGGAATTGGTTTTGGTCGGAATCGATCTATAAGATTTGTGCGGAAAACGGGAAACACAGACTCGGATTAATACAAATGCTCTACATTTGAAGGTAAGAATAAGCTTTAGAATAGAATCCAGTCGTGTTCAAAATAATGTGAACTCACGTCTCCAGAATCGTCATCATCATCCTTCTTCTTATCTCGACCCATATCTGAACACAACAATCTTCACAAGATTATAAATTGACGTAATAAACTTCCCAGTGCACCACATAGTtgtgaagaatgaagaaacaTTAAACCACAAAGTTGGACCAGTTATACTCACAAGGAGAAGAAAAGCGAATGAACTAATAGAACCACCAGACatatttcaaaaggaaaagttgAGAATAGTAGGAAAGAGGAGagcgaaaacaaagaaaacaaacggCACAATCGTCGTCGTCAAATCAAACATTTCACTCGTAAATTAGAAGCGTTGGCGTTCCATTACGTACCAGCAGCTGGGAGACCGTAAACAAAATTTGTGCAGCGCTTGCAGACGACGCTCCACCCATTATCGAATGGCGAGTCCGTGCAAATTTACACAAAGTTCTCCTCAATtacattgtttattttccatAGTGTACAAATATTTTGCTTCGATAATGAATACAACTTTTTCCTATAAACGAACTTAAATTATCGAATAGATTTGTCATTATTCGGTGTTATTCCTGTGATAATGCTGCAGCTTCTGATcgtagacttttttttttactttcgttGCAGACTCCTCTTGACTACCGTAATTTATGTGTACTGTATTGTGCTTCGCTATTTAAATGCTCGCACTTCCATCTTTAGTAATGCCACCTAAGAGAAAATCACGTACTGGAGCCACGCCTGTTCGTGGAGAAGGTCGTACCACCCGTTCGTCAGCGAAAAAGGtgatttcctttatttccaaaaattaatgTTGTTCATCATCATAGGACGTAAGTAGGTCGAGGTGTTATTAATCTTCGAAGAAGAAACGGtaggttttttgaaattagttTTTACTAAATAACTgcattgatttctttttccttttcttgtcGAAATTTCCTGTAGATCCATTTTTCTTAAGCTGAGCACTCTGTTTAAGCAAGATTTTGTAGGCGAAAGCAGATCGTACCGATTCGGAAGGGTCTGTATCTTCTGACGAGGAGAAACCGTTCGATAAAGGAAAGTTTATGAGCGTGATGAGATACGATTTTGATGATCTACTTACCAGTAAGTTTTTTCCTGACAAATGTTGTTTTATAACTTTTTATCCACTAtcctggctttttttttatgtgttcTTATTATTATAACGACGTCGATTGGCTATTTTTCTGATAGCGTGTTGTTGATACATGCAAGAGGCTGATGATATCTGTTCGAAACTATGAACGGTAGGCGGCAGTAGCAAGCGAGCGTTACTATAAATGCGTCTGCTTTCTTTGGTTGAACTTTTCGCTAGCAAATCTTATtagctgttgttgtttttaccTAGAAATGTGCTCGATTCAGGTGATCGCTTTGAGCATCCGGACTTGATGGGCAGAATAGAACCTCACGGTAACTTTGAATAGCACTTTTACCATCTTGTACtttattttgtaaataatGGCTTGTCTTTTATCTCCAGAATTTAATCTCGAATACTACGAACAATCTCGTCTAGCAACACCACTCGTTTTTGACTGTGATCCTCATGAACTGGGAATGAAGtgagccttttttttctcttgtttcgtTGTTTGCTTTGTTATTCGCGTTTCCATTCCTGTTTGTtcaccatttttattttttttgtttagtttcaacctttttgtgcaattttacCCTTGGTATATATCATTTTATGTATGAGCCTTTCCTTAGAATAATCTTAAGACAAAATTGCCTTGTGGGATCTAGATTTCTTCAGCGTAACTTTGTCATATAGACTTACTTAGTTATGCTGCGTGATCGTTCTTTAGCGTCTTACAGGAAAAGGTagatatgttttctttttctattctcaCTAATCTGCGAAATGTGTAAGAAGTCACACTAACAGTGAGGGTCTTTTATGGCGATTGTGTTAAGCTGAAGGCAATTCGACTCTTTTCTTGTTGAAGTAGTGGAGGAACTGCACCATTTCGTAGTGAAAAGCTTCTTAAATTCACAAGAATTGTCCTAAATTCCGTTGAATCTCTTGCCATCGCGGCCATATTTCACCTTTGTAGTTTTTGTAccttcttatttcttccttacttAAAGCAGGCTATGCAGTCAATTTTACTTCCTATTAAGAGTGCCAAAAGCCGACGAGTTTTCCGTCGATGACGTTCTACGCCTCGTTGGTGGTGATCGAATGATTGAAGTGGTTGAAGTTAGCGGTCAGACGAGCGTTAAAATGACGTTACAGGACTTCATTGATTACTACAAGTGGGGTCTTTTTCTTCGCCACTCATCAATTCTCTGTCTTGTTTATGTGAAATtggtgaacttttttcttactgcATTTGGAAAAGGATGGAATTTTCTTGCTTAGAACTCCTAAACCCGAGCGAAAGACGCTGTATAACGTGCTGTCGCTGGAATTCTCCAACACGGAAATGGAGGTGAGCtgagtttcttgttttgagTACCTTCTTCATGTTTTGAGTATCTTCTTCATGTTCTTCATGTAAAAGAATGTTGAAAGTGTTGACTGCATAATCATGAGATCATACATGGAAATGCATATCGTTATTCCGTTTCCCCTTGATTAACATCATTATGTTATTCACTTTACTGATAAATAGCTTCTGTGCACTAAGTGTACATAAAAGTGacagttttaatttttcgcgATTTTGTCTATATGGTATGCTTAAGATATTTCATAGAAAGAACCCATTAAGATATTAtacgaatattcgaataaatcGAAGCATTCTGTTTATTGGATTCATCCGCTCATTAGACATTCGATTGAATTCTTTCATGTTTGAGTTAACATTGAGTAAGTTGAGATAAGGCATTAAGTTCTTTTTATTAGGAGGGTATCAGTAGAATATTTGGAGGGAAATTTCGAATACAATTCTATATTTGTAGGACATTATACAGTCACCTGAACTTGTTCGTCAAGTGGATTGGGTTGACAATCATTGGCCGGATGCTCTACGTCAACGATACATTACTTTCAATAAGAAAGGCCATTACACTCTTCATCACACTTATCCAAAAGTGCAGAAGTAAGTCCTGAATATTAAAAGTTCttaactttgttttttctttccagtcttttttaaacaacattcCTATTACCTTACGTTTGGTGATTTTTACCAACGATTTCGTTttgtctgtgttttttttttcgttttgttctcGATATTTTCATGATTTATGCATCTTAGAAAATCCAGGAGTACAGTTTCAAACAGAACGTAGAACATCCGTTCCAATTATCTCTTGTAGTCCATAATGCAGTGTTTCAATTCTAGCTACTGCCTCATGAGCGTTGAACGTTGCTACACTGATTTTCATGTGGATTTTGGTGGTACATCAGTATGGTATCATGTGCTAAAGGGTCAAAAGGTGAGACATCATctcattttagtttttttttgttacttcttactcttttttttcacaattttttcttcaatctttCTGTTaagattttctggatgatcGAACCGAGCCCTACAAATATTCGGCTTTATGAAGAGTTTGTGAAAAATCCCGAACAGACTGGTTTCTTTGGGAATGTGGTCGATAAATGCTGCCGAGTTGTATTGAATCCAGGTACAACGACGATAATTCCTTCAGGTTGGTACCATAAGCGTCATGTTCTTTGTGCTTACAGTTtcgtatttttaaatttcttattttttcatattcttcttGGATGTagaatgtaataataatggcGAGTTGCATTAGCTAAGTTTAACATTTAAGCTGTGTCGGGCAACTATTACCATTGAACATTGCAGTTTTCAGGTGCAAAAATTGTACAAAGCATGCTACAATgtcctttttcatttccttacaCCTCAAAGTTGCTAGTAACTTTTGAAATCGATAGTAGTTTCTCCTTGGCATCGCTTGCTCAGTCATGGCTAAGATAATACTTATTATCCAGTAGCATTCAGTTTTTTAAGGATGGATCCATGCAGTCTATACTCCATCAGACAGTCTAGTTTTTGGTGGAAACTTCCTCCATTCACTCCGGTCTGAAATGCAAATCCAAGTCTATCTCAGTGAGAACCGTATCAATGTAGGTTTTTTCATGCCAATTTCTTCacgcttctttttccttttgcaATTCTTCTTACATTCTACAACTagtttgctttattttctaaagTTGTACTTGCTCAAGGACCACTGCGTAgctatttttccttttaaaactgagttttttttttcatacttccTCTTGTTTTCTCAAACACTCACAAGAAATTGTTTAAGAGTTCCCTAATTTTTCCTCTCAtcacaaacttttttcttctctcagtaTTTGAATTCAAATAGATCAATCTTCCTACATGTTACGAAGGTTTTTCATCGCGCTGTTTAGATAACGAAAAAGTTTCGATTTCCGTACATAGAAGAGCTCATGCTATATGTAATTGCGGATTTTGTCCTGAAATGCACAGGACGTCGCTACGTTCGACCGGCTCGTCTTGATAATGCGAGGTGAATTAAGATTGATGAACTTTATTGCAGAACGTTGTAATTGTAATCTCGTTTAGGTTTGACTATGTGGGTAAAATctggaaacaaaaaggaaaccaCAGGAAAGTGGTACGTGTGTTGCTATAGATGTAGTATATACAGTTGTTTGTATAGTATGTATAGTTGTTTCATAAATACTTTGATTTAAGATTAATTACAACGATTATATGAGCGGTGGCATCCAGCTGGAGCCAAAAGATCTTGCGGCTGTCGACAATCAATCCGAGATACAAGATAATGGTAGGTTGAGCAATGCACACAGGTGCAGTGGTCAAGTGGTTATCGTGTTGATCCGTTGTGCGCATAGTCTCTGGTTCAATCCCATGAGTAGCAATTCTGCTAATGATGAGAAAATCATCCTTGCTCTGCGAGCTGCGTGTGGAATTCGATGAAACCAGTTATCACCGGGGTATCTGGTCAAATTCGGAGATAACGCTGCAGCGGTGAACAGCGTTGGCCTCTGAAGCAGAATTTTGCTATAACTATCTGTCATTCCATTTTTCTAGCTATAGGAAGTTTGTATGTATCTCCTAGCCATTTCCACTCTTCCATTCAGGCGTAGTCAACGTGATAGCCATGCATGCTGAAAACACTTTGCTCTACAACACCGCCGCTGCTGCCACTGCTGCAGCGACAGCGGCATCTGCACAAAAAATACAAGCGGCTGACGAAAACCTTGAAGTCGAAGAAGAGAGCCCAGACGAGAAGACCGACCAACAGACTAATGACAATACAAATACATCCCTACCTCATCATACGGATCCAACCATTTTTTACCATGAAGCGTCGGTTAGTACATTTCGAAATGTTCTATCACGAATAACTTAAGCTATTTCATATCTGCAGATTTTCCACGATTTATATGGAAGATCAACTAGCGATCATCGCAATCCAATTGGTGAAGAACCTGTTATAGAGTACAATCAAGGTTTGACTATATATCCTAACATTTTCTTGTCaacattcttgtttttttctgcctttAGCACCATCTTTTTAGCTGAACTCGACCGAATCTCACATCTACTTCTACCGGAATATGAACGTCTCTGTGAATATTTGCGTAAAAAGCGGCTTCTTGATGTCGCTGAAGGCATTACGCAACCGGCCAGCCTACTGAACTGTTTCCACTGTATTCTGGAAAGGAGGAGACAACAATTGGTTAGTAGACGTTATTTTCAGTAATTTCAGAATCactaaatttacttttttcatatatttaaGTATCTCAAGACTtttgaaaataacagaaaCCATTAGGTTTATAGCAGAAACATTTTCGCAGCGAAATATCATctttgc
This window of the Necator americanus strain Aroian chromosome III, whole genome shotgun sequence genome carries:
- a CDS encoding hypothetical protein (NECATOR_CHRIII.G9237.T1), coding for MGRDKKKDDDDDSGDDVYVVEAVINKRKAKDGKVEYLLKWQGFPLEESTWEPEENVACHELIAEFERKRGKVEKKEPSTASSEKREEKQLHRIIGLTDSPGELHFLIKWKDHTADLVPAKEANVKYPQEVIRFYEERLKLQTR
- a CDS encoding hypothetical protein (NECATOR_CHRIII.G9238.T1); protein product: MLALPSLVMPPKRKSRTGATPVRGEGRTTRSSAKKAKADRTDSEGSVSSDEEKPFDKGKFMSVMRYDFDDLLTSDRFEHPDLMGRIEPHEFNLEYYEQSRLATPLVFDCDPHELGMKVPKADEFSVDDVLRLVGGDRMIEVVEVSGQTSVKMTLQDFIDYYKTPKPERKTLYNVLSLEFSNTEMEDIIQSPELVRQVDWVDNHWPDALRQRYITFNKKGHYTLHHTYPKVQNYCLMSVERCYTDFHVDFGGTSVWYHVLKGQKIFWMIEPSPTNIRLYEEFVKNPEQTGFFGNVVDKCCRVVLNPGTTTIIPSGWIHAVYTPSDSLVFGGNFLHSLRSEMQIQVYLSENRINITKKFRFPYIEELMLYVIADFVLKCTGRRYVRPARLDNARFDYVGKIWKQKGNHRKVINYNDYMSGGIQLEPKDLAAVDNQSEIQDNGVVNVIAMHAENTLLYNTAAAATAAATAASAQKIQAADENLEVEEESPDEKTDQQTNDNTNTSLPHHTDPTIFYHEASIFHDLYGRSTSDHRNPIGEEPVIEYNQAELDRISHLLLPEYERLCEYLRKKRLLDVAEGITQPASLLNCFHCILERRRQQLVEMNLLPAVTPNEKKQKRTYRRQSQGTPKTPRTVKSRQNSARASEEQEDHDESHIDAATAAADSEGNMDMAANIVKDEQSFEDTEIKQENDGDLEDENITKPSTSSRKRELDEDYEEADAQAEAEDDDDEDYQEKPKRKSHKEKKRREKPEKKPKEPKEKKTPKRRSSLSFEDALGGTPKSSKKKHDPKKDKPMFVGGLPMAAIQEGPVVPNAYNYDPMAEIMKLGTGQLQSAYRKSKMNISPPKDKKIYKLEPKHHDEDNTSNNVEKEKKPEPPRPPVISPLSVNTRRLSDGAPQRPSPTLAPPPRVGFMPRLHDVSPSTASASSKSPMTSPAPRRIHTASVDGVQRSPAEFSPALNRPSRGSFSEFGRTAVPGQVSPSARNGAPHPSPQPNPAPISSYGSPRLSTTKPHISPDSTLRDEGRAPARPQDVRKARFADNPVSEISPPPASTTPPFMPSPAPVLRSPDQPPAFNATTPTTLSSSSTAQPVAVTAPRIPMKQALVQLGQIVKELNEVNAL